Genomic DNA from Chlamydiota bacterium:
AATCTCGAAAAGAAATTTGGTAGATCTTGTTTTCTTCTTTTGTAAGGACTTTCGTCTTAATTAAAAGTTCTCCTCCCTGAGGCATCGCCTCCAAGGCATTTTTGATCAAATTAAAAAAGACTTGAGAGAGTTGACTTTTATCGGCTTGAATGAGGTGAGAAGAAGGTGAAAAATCTTTTGAGAGAAGAATTTTCCTCATCCGTAACTTCGGTTCAAAAAGATGAAGGGTCTCTTCAATCAGTTGGATCGGTTGAAGAGGGGAAAGAATCGGTTTTTCAATTTTGCTCAAGTGCATCAATTGATCCACCAGCGATTCCATACGATTCAGGTGGGGAATAATGCTTTGAATCATTTTGGATAGAAAGCCCGGTTCGTTGTGGTTCTCCTGGAGGATATCAAGATAAGTCTGAATGGGTTGAAGGGGATTTCGGATTTCATGGGCAAGGCTTGCTGCCATGTGAGTGACATAGGATAATTTTTCATCCCGCGTTTCGTGAAGCTCTTGAAGGGTTCGCTCTAATTCTCTATTTTTTGTTTGAAGGGCCTTGTGCATTTGACTGAGGATCAGAAGAGACTTTACCTTCGCCTTTAACTCCTGAACATTAAACGGCTTGACCAAATAATCATCGGCTCCATATTGATAGCCTTCCAGCCGCATGTCTAAATCTGCTTTTGCGGTGAGAAAAATCAAGGGAATATCGTGATGAGATGAGGCCTTCATTTTTTCACAAAACTCATAACCATTCATTTTCGGCATCATGATGTCTGAAATGACAAGATCAGGCTGATCTTTTTCTAAAATGCTTAACGCCTCTTCTCCATCTCGGCTGAGAAGGAGGCGATAGTCGCTTTGGAGTTGAGCGCCTAGAAAGCTCAGAAGATCTGGATTATCTTCCACAATGAGAATGATTTTCTTCTGAGAATCTTTATTTTTTTGAGCGAAGGAACGAGCTCCAAAAAGATCTCTCTCCAGCATCAAATCAGTCCCGGTTGTCATCGCATCACGTTGAATTTTTGTGAACCACTCCCTCTCTTTCTCATTGAATAGGTCTTGAGGTTTTTTAAATTTTTCTTGAGTTGGGCGAGCGGGACGTTTCAAAGGGAGGAGCAGTGTGAAAGAGGATCCTTTCCCGAAATCACTTTGGACCGTGATTTTTCCGCCGTGAAGTTTTGCCAATTCTCGGCAAAGGGCAAGGCCGATTCCTGCCCCCTCAAAATTGCGAGTCGGTCCTGACATTGTAGAACTAAAGCGGTCAAAAATTTTCTCCTGCATATCAGGGGAAATACCAATGCCGGTATCTTTAACGGTGATCTGGAGATATTGTTTCATAATCTTTCCTCCCTCATTCTTAAAATGGGGTCATAAAATGGGGTCACATAAAATGGGGTCAGGTCTTGAAATATCAGTTTTAACCTGGTATCATCTCACCATGGCACGTCCCTTGAG
This window encodes:
- a CDS encoding response regulator, whose protein sequence is MKQYLQITVKDTGIGISPDMQEKIFDRFSSTMSGPTRNFEGAGIGLALCRELAKLHGGKITVQSDFGKGSSFTLLLPLKRPARPTQEKFKKPQDLFNEKEREWFTKIQRDAMTTGTDLMLERDLFGARSFAQKNKDSQKKIILIVEDNPDLLSFLGAQLQSDYRLLLSRDGEEALSILEKDQPDLVISDIMMPKMNGYEFCEKMKASSHHDIPLIFLTAKADLDMRLEGYQYGADDYLVKPFNVQELKAKVKSLLILSQMHKALQTKNRELERTLQELHETRDEKLSYVTHMAASLAHEIRNPLQPIQTYLDILQENHNEPGFLSKMIQSIIPHLNRMESLVDQLMHLSKIEKPILSPLQPIQLIEETLHLFEPKLRMRKILLSKDFSPSSHLIQADKSQLSQVFFNLIKNALEAMPQGGELLIKTKVLTKEENKIYQISFRDSGTGMNEEVLKNLFTPFFTTKKDKGTGLGLSISKQIIQAHQGTLSVESQAGHGATFIIELPVEKS